Proteins encoded together in one Streptomyces sp. NBC_01216 window:
- a CDS encoding RICIN domain-containing protein — MIRKVSSALVALMALIGFSFLSTAPAQAAGGTRLYSLGACATPEGNSTANGAVVTLWSCTGSPLQNWHWRGMFLVHDASGKCLTPRGNASGTNGAVLTLWTCDFNSLESPQRFDTGFDQYNDRMRTLNGTKCITLKGNSRASGTWLTLWTCNPEWNLAQSWQISL, encoded by the coding sequence ATGATTCGCAAGGTATCGTCGGCGCTCGTCGCCCTGATGGCCCTCATCGGCTTCAGCTTCCTCAGCACCGCTCCGGCCCAGGCGGCCGGGGGGACCCGTCTCTACAGCCTGGGTGCCTGCGCCACACCGGAAGGCAACAGCACGGCCAACGGCGCCGTCGTCACTCTGTGGTCCTGCACCGGAAGCCCGCTCCAGAACTGGCACTGGAGAGGAATGTTCCTCGTCCACGACGCGAGCGGCAAGTGTCTGACACCCCGCGGCAACGCCTCGGGTACCAACGGCGCCGTCCTGACCCTGTGGACCTGTGACTTCAACTCGCTTGAGAGCCCTCAGCGTTTCGACACCGGGTTCGACCAGTACAACGACCGCATGCGGACCCTGAACGGGACCAAGTGCATCACCCTCAAGGGCAACTCGCGCGCCAGCGGCACGTGGCTGACCCTGTGGACCTGCAACCCCGAGTGGAACCTGGCGCAGTCCTGGCAGATATCCCTGTAG
- a CDS encoding FAD-dependent oxidoreductase — MLRVAVVGSGPSGVYTAQALVRQSRVPDVRVDVLDRLPCPFGLVRYGVAPDHEKIKSLQRNLRSVLEDERIRFLGNVEAGAHGLAPARLLGLYHAVVYCVGAARDRRLGVPGEDLAGSHSATEFVSWYSAHPDAATDGFGLDARSAVVIGAGNVAVDVTRILARAPDELWGTDVPQRALSALGTSRVRAVHMVGRRGPGQARFTTKELRELGSLSGVRVGVDAAELALDPSFVDPSGLPAANRRNLEVVRGWAQAEPPSAGERRLTLRFFLRPVELLGEDGRVAAVRFERTEPAGDGSVRGTGRYEEIEAQLVLRAVGYRGVALAGLPFDETGGTVPHLAGRVLRDGVPSLGEYVAGWIKRGPTGVIGTNRSCAKETVDALLTDAPALAARPVAADPLAALRDLGHEPVAWPGWLAIERAESELGRSLGRGPVKIPDWAGLRAAAGGAGGG; from the coding sequence GTGCTTCGTGTCGCTGTCGTCGGGTCCGGGCCCAGCGGGGTCTACACCGCCCAGGCGCTGGTCCGGCAGTCGCGGGTGCCCGACGTGCGGGTGGACGTCCTGGACCGGCTGCCCTGCCCGTTCGGGCTGGTGCGCTACGGTGTCGCACCCGACCACGAGAAGATCAAGTCGCTCCAGCGGAACCTCCGGTCGGTCCTGGAGGACGAGCGGATCAGGTTCCTCGGCAACGTGGAGGCCGGTGCCCACGGGCTGGCGCCCGCGCGGCTCCTCGGGCTCTACCACGCCGTCGTGTACTGCGTGGGCGCGGCGCGGGACCGGCGCCTCGGGGTGCCCGGCGAGGACCTGGCGGGCAGCCACTCGGCCACCGAGTTCGTGTCCTGGTACAGCGCGCACCCCGACGCCGCGACCGACGGTTTCGGCCTCGACGCCCGTTCGGCGGTCGTGATCGGGGCCGGGAACGTGGCGGTGGACGTCACCAGGATCCTCGCCCGCGCCCCGGACGAGCTGTGGGGGACGGACGTGCCGCAGCGGGCGCTGTCGGCACTCGGCACCAGTCGCGTGCGGGCGGTGCACATGGTGGGGCGGCGCGGTCCGGGCCAGGCCCGGTTCACCACGAAGGAACTGCGGGAGCTGGGTTCCCTCTCGGGGGTGCGGGTCGGGGTGGACGCCGCCGAACTGGCCCTGGACCCCTCGTTCGTCGACCCTTCGGGGCTGCCGGCCGCCAACCGAAGGAATCTGGAGGTCGTCCGCGGATGGGCACAGGCCGAGCCGCCCTCGGCCGGTGAGCGCCGTCTCACGCTGCGGTTCTTCCTGCGGCCGGTGGAACTGCTCGGCGAGGACGGCCGGGTCGCCGCGGTGCGGTTCGAGCGGACCGAGCCGGCCGGTGACGGAAGTGTCCGGGGCACGGGGCGGTACGAGGAGATCGAGGCACAGCTGGTCCTGCGGGCCGTGGGGTACCGGGGGGTCGCTCTTGCCGGGCTGCCCTTCGACGAGACCGGGGGCACGGTCCCGCACCTCGCGGGCCGGGTGCTGCGGGACGGCGTCCCGTCCCTGGGCGAGTACGTGGCGGGCTGGATCAAGCGCGGCCCCACCGGCGTGATCGGCACCAATCGCTCGTGCGCCAAGGAGACGGTGGACGCGCTGCTGACCGACGCCCCCGCCCTCGCCGCCCGGCCGGTGGCCGCCGACCCGCTCGCCGCCTTGCGCGACCTCGGTCACGAGCCGGTCGCCTGGCCGGGCTGGCTGGCCATCGAGCGCGCCGAGTCGGAGCTGGGCCGTTCGCTGGGCCGGGGACCGGTGAAGATCCCGGACTGGGCGGGCCTGCGGGCGGCGGCGGGCGGCGCCGGCGGCGGATAG
- a CDS encoding helix-turn-helix domain-containing protein codes for MAREDRFDWFCEAVSSEVMPVTLSSRHPAGFRAGITDVDLGVLRLSSVACSPVLSRRTPAHIRRGDPENLQLALITRGVFRISQRGSESVISGGLVLTDTSRPSEGACADGQVETVMLQIPRASLALRPDRVDRLLARNLTADTGSGAILAGFLTTLLAHASPCGPQELRAMGSVALELATACLAQQLGDPGLAPAEARAQEARQRVHRFIENNLGDPDLTPQAIADRHGISLRTLHTLFGDQPLTVAAHIRRSRLERAHADLARAELGTHPVQAIAARWGFSSATAFSRAFREAFGLTPTEHRALHRAAPARDAQQPRTARTPPGAART; via the coding sequence GTGGCGCGAGAGGACAGGTTCGACTGGTTCTGCGAGGCCGTGTCCAGCGAGGTCATGCCGGTGACGCTCAGCAGCCGGCACCCGGCCGGTTTCCGGGCCGGGATCACGGACGTGGACCTCGGCGTGCTCCGGCTGTCGTCCGTGGCCTGCTCACCGGTGCTCTCCCGGCGCACCCCGGCGCACATCCGGCGCGGCGACCCCGAGAACCTGCAGCTCGCGCTCATCACCCGAGGCGTGTTCAGGATCTCCCAGCGGGGCAGCGAATCCGTGATCTCCGGCGGGCTCGTCCTCACGGACACCTCCCGCCCGAGCGAGGGCGCCTGTGCCGACGGTCAGGTCGAGACGGTGATGCTGCAGATTCCCCGTGCGTCCCTCGCACTGCGACCGGACCGTGTGGACCGCCTCCTCGCGCGGAACCTGACCGCGGACACCGGCTCCGGCGCGATCCTCGCCGGCTTCCTGACGACCCTGCTCGCGCACGCCTCGCCCTGCGGCCCCCAGGAGCTGCGCGCGATGGGATCCGTAGCCCTCGAACTGGCCACCGCCTGTCTCGCGCAGCAGCTCGGCGACCCCGGGCTGGCGCCGGCCGAGGCACGTGCGCAGGAGGCACGGCAGCGTGTCCACCGCTTCATCGAGAACAACCTCGGCGACCCGGACCTGACACCCCAGGCGATCGCCGACCGGCACGGCATCTCCCTGCGCACCCTCCACACCCTCTTCGGAGACCAGCCGCTCACCGTCGCGGCGCACATCCGCCGGAGCCGCCTGGAGCGCGCCCACGCCGACCTCGCCCGCGCCGAGCTGGGCACTCACCCCGTCCAGGCGATAGCGGCACGCTGGGGCTTCTCCAGCGCCACCGCGTTCAGCCGGGCCTTCCGCGAAGCCTTCGGCCTCACCCCCACCGAACACCGCGCGCTCCACAGGGCCGCCCCCGCACGCGACGCACAGCAACCCCGCACGGCACGCACACCACCGGGCGCCGCCCGAACGTAG